One Phaseolus vulgaris cultivar G19833 chromosome 2, P. vulgaris v2.0, whole genome shotgun sequence DNA window includes the following coding sequences:
- the LOC137810057 gene encoding uncharacterized protein, with translation MVYLAGAGYLTVVGMNNRRTKFLTSIIPNSIISTLYDVSSLCRGCGEHDFSSASESAWTDFPVENAYELLGVSETSSFTEIKASFRKLAKETHPDLAESSHDSSASRRFVQILAAYEILSDSQKRAHYDMYLLSQKKLMQKHSEQGSKLYIYNSQATTFKEMEVVEWLKWYRLTINNILSEKKVVAGTGYFDVLERDFYSAIHAAYYGPEIDSMPMEFLPDCFEAEERSSYETPEVLHLVSGRDLFGMVCLANKVPEISTVNNEMLTSFRSFHSGPCQSITNVNVYKNTERSDDFETYQGLGSKTSSIVSDAYRHLELHISGRVVATAYRALPRFCSDVMQTEDTEDHIHVFLNLYEDPKHISSDFWKGYLANGAVGRRIHLGTISGLGSSPDEGCCNVYNDKGTKTHAIMKHRTLMVKHMHWYQVDEKVSVCECRCTRAHLPPSKFWLFEPRCGFHDIGGWYVETYGKDKHGRTKPSQRFWDGLDYNMQADRRLHPAMYLFALAYRTLDLEYAKASKKSFRNVVGAQMFRVIHWCKKFVK, from the exons ATGGTTTATCTCGCCGGTGCCGGATACCTTACAGTCGTCGGAATGAATAATCGGAGGACAAAATTCCTCACATCAATTATACCCAACAGCATCATTTCAACGCTCTACGACGTGTCATCTCTGTGTCGGGGTTGCGGAGAACATGACTTCAGTAGCGCTTCTGAATCAGCTTGGACAGATTTTCCCGTAGAGAACGCCTACGAGCTGTTAGGAGTGTCCGAGACCAGTTCCTTTACCGAAATTAAAGCGTCGTTTCGAAAATTGGCCAAAGAAACTCACCCGGACCTGGCGGAGTCAAGCCATGATTCCAGTGCGTCTCGACGATTTGTGCAAATTCTGGCTGCCTATGAG ATTCTTTCAGACTCTCAAAAGAGAGCCCATTATGACATGTATCTGTTGTCTCAGAAAAAGCTTATGCAAAAGCATTCTGAACAGGGTTCAAAATTGTATATTTACAATTCACAAGCTACTACGTTCAAGGAGATGGAAGTTGTTGAATGGTTAAAATGGTACAGATtaactataaataatattttgtcaGAAAAGAAGGTGGTAGCTGGAACAGGCTATTTTGATGTACTTGAGAGAGATTTTTATTCAGCTATTCATGCAGCATACTATGGTCCTGAAATTGATTCTATGCCCATGGAATTTCTTCCTGACTGCTTTGAGGCTGAGGAGAGGTCCTCTTATGAAACTCCTGAGGTTTTGCACTTAGTTTCAGGTCGTGATCTTTTTGGAATGGTTTGCCTAGCCAACAAGGTTCCAGAGATATCAACTGTTAACAATGAAATGTTAACATCCTTTAGATCCTTCCATTCAGGCCCGTGTCAATCTATAACAAATGTGAATGTCTACAAGAATACAGAGAGATCAGATGATTTTGAAACCTATCAAGGTCTCGGCTCTAAAACTTCAAGTATTGTATCAGATGCATATAGACATCTTGAATTGCACATCTCTGGAAGAGTTGTTGCTACAGCATATAGGGCCCTACCTAGATTCTGTTCTGATGTAATGCAGACAGAAGATACTGAAGATCACATTCATGTGTTTCTGAACTTATATGAAGATCCCAAACATATCAGCAGTGACTTTTGGAAAGGTTACCTAGCAAATGGTGCAGTTGGAAGAAGAATTCATTTAGGAACTATATCTGGACTTGGGAGCAGTCCAGATGAAGGTTGTTGTAATGTTTATAATGACAAGGGTACAAAGACCCATGCGATtatgaaacatagaacattgatg GTGAAGCATATGCACTGGTATCAAGTGGATGAGAAAGTTTCAGTTTGCGAGTGTAGATGCACTAGAGCACATTTACCCCCAAGCAA ATTTTGGCTATTTGAGCCTCGCTGTGGCTTCCATGACATAGGGGGTTGGTATGTTGAAACATATGGCAAAGATAAGCACGGTCGTACAAAGCCATCACAAAGGTTTTGGGATGGCTTGGACTATAACATGCAAGCTGACAG AAGACTTCACCCAGCAATGTATTTGTTTGCTCTTGCATATCGGACACTTGATCTTGAATACGCTAAAGCAAGCAAGAAATCATTTAGGAATGTTGTTGGAGCACAAATGTTTCGAGTTATTCATTGGTGCAAGAAATTTGTTAAATAG
- the LOC137809580 gene encoding subtilisin-like protease SBT1.7, giving the protein MPTILNHHSIWYRSILKSISNSAEILYTYDNAIHGFSARLTLEETQLLKSQIGILKVLPEKIYKPLTTRTPQFLGLDKITDMFPASNATSDIIIGLLDTGVWPESKSFDDAELGPVPTSWKGKCESGQNFTAANCNKKLIGARFFLKGLEASVGPLNATKQFRSPRDSDGHGTHTASTAAGSAVKGASLFGYASGVARGMAPHARVAIYKVCWEDNCVGSDILAAMDAAIADNVNVISASLGGQAVDYDEENLAIGAFAAMEKGIVVACAAGNDGPTDSTLQNVAPWMITVGAGTIDRDFPVYVKLGNGKNYSGVSIHDGSLTPRTFVPLIYAGNAGVKTGAELCLTGSLDPEKVKGKIVFCDRGNISRVEKGLVVKSAGGVGMVLANGKIDGEELVADAHLLPTAAVGFSASKAIKMYLQQAQNPTATLVFQGTVVGIQPSPIVSAFSSRGPNPITPDILKPDFIAPGVNILAAFTKAAGPTNLDQDDRRVDFNIITGTSMACPHASGIAALIKSVYPNWSPAAIRSALMTTAYVSYNNGKKLLDSATNGPSTPFAVGAGHVNPIAALNPGLVYDLTADDYLNFLCALNYTAKRIEAVARRKVSCDAQKHYSVTNLNYPSFGVVFKQVARSSSATVVKHERTLTNVGVAGTYKASVTLDNPSVNITVEPNVLSFGKNEKKS; this is encoded by the coding sequence ATGCCAACAATCTTAAATCATCATTCAATTTGGTATAGATCCATTTTGAAATCTATATCTAACTCTGCAGAAATTCTCTACACCTATGACAATGCGATTCATGGATTTTCTGCAAGATTAACTCTTGAAGAAACCCAATTATTGAAGAGTCAAATCGGGATTCTAAAGGTGCTACCGGAAAAAATATACAAGCCACTCACAACTCGAACACCTCAGTTTCTTGGTCTGGATAAAATCACAGACATGTTTCCTGCGTCAAATGCGACGAGTGACATCATTATTGGACTCCTCGACACTGGTGTTTGGCCCGAAAGCAAGAGTTTTGACGATGCCGAACTGGGACCCGTTCCTACGAGTTGGAAAGGCAAATGTGAATCAGGTCAGAATTTCACTGCAGCCAATTGCAATAAAAAGTTAATAGGAGCCAGGTTCTTCCTGAAAGGCTTAGAGGCCTCAGTGGGTCCCCTTAATGCAACCAAACAGTTTCGATCACCACGAGACTCTGACGGCCATGGCACCCACACTGCAAGCACAGCTGCAGGTTCTGCAGTGAAAGGTGCAAGCTTATTCGGTTATGCTTCTGGGGTAGCGCGAGGAATGGCCCCACACGCTAGAGTGGCCATCTATAAGGTTTGTTGGGAAGATAACTGCGTTGGTTCTGATATATTGGCGGCAATGGACGCGGCCATCGCTGACAATGTGAATGTCATTTCAGCATCGCTCGGAGGACAAGCAGTTGATTATGATGAAGAAAACCTTGCCATTGGAGCCTTTGCAGCAATGGAGAAAGGGATTGTAGTTGCATGTGCTGCAGGAAACGATGGTCCTACTGACTCTACTCTCCAAAATGTAGCACCTTGGATGATCACCGTGGGAGCTGGCACAATAGATCGTGATTTTCCAGTATATGTCAAACTCGGGAATGGAAAAAACTATTCTGGAGTTTCAATTCATGATGGCAGTCTTACGCCTCGTACTTTTGTGCCACTCATATACGCTGGGAATGCAGGCGTGAAAACAGGTGCAGAGTTGTGTCTGACAGGTAGCTTGGATCCAGAAAAGGTCAAGGGCAAAATCGTGTTCTGTGATCGTGGAAATATTTCAAGGGTGGAGAAAGGGCTTGTGGTGAAATCTGCTGGTGGTGTGGGCATGGTGTTAGCCAATGGAAAAATTGACGGAGAGGAATTGGTGGCGGATGCCCATCTTTTGCCAACAGCTGCAGTGGGTTTCAGTGCCTCCAAAGCCATCAAGATGTACTTGCAACAGGCACAAAATCCAACAGCAACACTTGTGTTCCAGGGAACAGTGGTTGGTATTCAGCCGTCACCAATTGTTTCGGCGTTTAGTTCTCGAGGTCCAAACCCAATCACACCAGACATATTGAAACCCGATTTCATTGCTCCTGGTGTAAACATCTTAGCCGCATTTACGAAAGCAGCAGGCCCCACTAACCTCGACCAGGATGATAGGCGTGTGGATTTTAACATAATCACTGGAACATCCATGGCATGCCCTCACGCTAGCGGCATAGCAGCTTTGATTAAATCAGTTTATCCAAATTGGAGCCCTGCTGCAATTCGGTCTGCGCTTATGACCACAGCTTATGTGTCTTACAACAATGGTAAAAAGCTATTAGACAGTGCCACAAATGGCCCCTCAACACCCTTTGCAGTCGGTGCCGGACACGTGAACCCCATTGCCGCGCTCAATCCAGGACTTGTTTATGATCTCACAGCTGATGACTACCTCAACTTCCTTTGTGCATTAAACTACACTGCTAAAAGGATTGAAGCTGTGGCGAGGAGAAAGGTAAGCTGTGATGCACAAAAGCACTACAGTGTAACAAACTTAAATTACCCTTCGTTCGGCGTGGTGTTTAAACAAGTAGCAAGAAGCTCCAGTGCAACCGTAGTTAAACACGAGCGAACTCTTACTAACGTGGGGGTCGCAGGAACATACAAAGCATCAGTTACCTTGGATAACCCATCTGTGAATATCACGGTTGAGCCAAATGTGTTGAGTTTCGgcaaaaatgagaaaaaatcaTAG
- the LOC137810064 gene encoding uncharacterized protein: MATNSGTTHQKKLEQLKEEEGEEDEEIEALSLCDLPVNLINDDAQPKPKPKPDSQIIESREDFDFPLWGTPLSPESEMCAADEVFFQGQILPLRLSLKRCQSRSESLGHGSLREFRSNSSRSSSVRSQNSTSSSSSTTTTTPRISKLRAQNQNQNHFHAHPSPQPQLKVTVPRQTSFGNQGRKSSAWDFFRLGVVPAPEIALQDLKVRSTNGVNKNHIGRNNSSNNSSSSNSNLNANSAVKRSYSAKGNHVFKDFVGIGGGFWSGCKCSVETVQSNMIMIKGSTKSANKTESATHAMKEKVVERKKHKQRQKQGKRTVSRRRTFEWLKELSHDASYSNDEALLSKS, translated from the coding sequence ATGGCGACAAATAGTGGCACCACCCACCAGAAAAAACTGGAACAATTGAAAGAAGAAGAGggggaagaagatgaagaaatcGAAGCATTGTCACTTTGCGACCTCCCGGTCAATCTCATCAACGACGACGCTCAACCGAAACCGAAACCAAAACCAGATTCTCAGATCATAGAAAGCCGAGAAGATTTTGATTTCCCCTTATGGGGTACCCCTCTTTCCCCAGAATCAGAAATGTGTGCTGCTGATGAAGTTTTCTTCCAAGGCCAAATTCTCCCCCTGCGTCTCTCATTAAAGCGATGTCAATCAAGGTCCGAGTCCTTGGGTCACGGTTCTCTGAGAGAGTTTCGTAGCAATAGCAGTAGAAGCAGCAGCGTAAGAAGCCAGAACTCAACTAGTAGCAGctcctccaccaccaccacaacCCCAAGAATTTCAAAACTCAGAgctcaaaatcaaaatcaaaatcacttCCATGCGCATCCCAGTCCCCAACCTCAATTGAAGGTAACCGTTCCAAGACAAACAAGCTTCGGTAATCAAGGTAGAAAATCATCTGCATGGGACTTTTTCCGCTTGGGTGTGGTGCCTGCACCCGAGATAGCATTGCAAGATCTCAAAGTTCGCAGTACCAACGGTGTTAACAAAAATCACATAGGTCGCAACAATAGCAGTAAcaacagcagcagcagcaatAGTAACCTCAATGCTAATAGTGCTGTAAAAAGGAGTTACAGCGCTAAAGGAAATCACGTTTTCAAAGATTTTGTGGGTATAGGTGGTGGCTTTTGGAGTGGCTGCAAATGTTCAGTTGAAACAGTGCAATCGAACATGATCATGATTAAGGGTAGTACTAAAAGCGCCAACAAGACCGAAAGCGCAACTCACGCGATGAAAGAAAAAGTGGTCGAAAGGAAGAAACATAAGCAGAGACAAAAGCAAGGAAAGAGAACCGTGTCGCGTCGTCGAACGTTTGAATGGTTAAAGGAGCTTTCGCATGATGCAAGCTATTCCAATGATGAGGCTTTGTTATCAAAATCTTAA